CCAGTTGAGTTTGACCCCAATCATGTTACTTATGTATGGATTGATGCCCTTTCTAACTATATCTCTGCAATTGGTTATGATCCAGAGCAACCTTCGGATCAGTATAAAAAGTTGTGGCCAGCAAACGTGCATATAATTGGTAAAGACATAGTGCGTTTTCACTCAATTTATTGGCCAATTATACTCATGGCTCTGGGTGAAGAATTACCTAAACAGGTGTTTGGACACCCTTGGTTAATGACAGGCAAAGAAAAAATGAGTAAGTCACGAGGTAATGTTATTTATACAGATGACTTAATTAACTTGTTTGGGGTAGATGCTGTACGTTATTATGTTTTAAGAGAAATGCCCTTCGCTATAGATGGCACAATTACCTATGAAATGATGATTTCTAGAGTTAACACCGACTTAGCTAATATTTTAGGAAACTTGGTAAAACGTACCGTAGCCATGGTTAATAAGTATTTTGGGGGTGTAATTCAAGCCCCAACAGCTAGCGGAGAGTTTGATGATGAATTAATTAACATAGCCCTTCAAACACCTAAAAAGGTAGAAGAGCTAATGGATTGCTACAGAGTAGCAGATGCTTTACAAGAAATTTGGGTTATGTTAAGACGTTCAAATAAGTATATAGATGAAACAATGCCATGGATCCTTGCCAAAGACGAAGAAAACCACGAACGTTTAGGTACTGTGCTTTATAATTTATTAGAGTGCATTAGGTTTGCAGGGGTAATGTTAAAGGCCTTTATTCCACAAACAGCAGAACGTATTCTTAAACAAATAAATGCTCAAACTACCGAGCTAGAGTCTCTAAAGAGTTTTAATGGTACAGTTGTAGGTAACTCTGTTGGTAATGCAGAGGTACTATTTGCACGTATAGATGAAGCCAAAAAAATGAAAGAAGTTGAAGCTGTTAAAGCTAAATACAAAGCTGTACAACAGCCTAAACTAGAGCTGAAGCCCGAGATAGTGTTTGATGATTTTACTAAACTAGATTTAAGAGTAGCAGAAATTATTAAAGCTGAAAAACACCCCAAGGCCGATAGATTGCTTGTTTTACAACTACAAGTAGGTCCCGAAACAAGACAAGTTGTCTCAGGCATTGCTAAGTTTTATAAACCCGAAGATTTAGTTGGTAAAAAAATTGTGTTAGTGGCCAACTTAAAGCCAGTTATCTTAAGAGGTGTAGAGTCTCAAGGTATGGTCTTGGCTGCCTCTAATAAAGATGAGTTAAAATTAGTATCAGCAGATATTGAGAGTGGTACCGTAGTTTCGTAGTATTTGGTCTTGGTAGTATAATTATTAGTCTTAAAATATGCCTAATTATTTAACTTATTAAAGGGGAAGTCATTTTTATGTAACTGACTACCCCTTTGTTATTATTCAAGTATCAGTAAAACACATGTAGTGAATGTGCCTCTGTGCCATTCATTTACGTAATTTTACACTAGTATTTAAGTAACTAACTATAAACATATGTTAATAACCATTGATGAATGGGTATATAAACTTAGGTGATATTTATGTTTTTAAACTGTGACTTTATGTTTTTAATAACATCATTAATAGCAATTAGTTTTATTTTGGCCTATATGTTTGTTAACATAGGTTGTTTTAATAAGCTAAAAATTGCAGTAATTAGTTTTATTAAGCCTGTTAATATTGTAAAATATGTAATTTTAAATAATTTATATATAGTTAATTATAATAGTTATAACAAATACTACATTTGGAGATACTGTGTTGAATTTTAATATTAATTTTAGTTAGAGTAACAAACTAAAATTAATATTAAAAGGAGACAAACTTAATGATAACAAATTTATTTCAAACAGTAATTGATACTGTTAATAACCTTACCCACGATTATGGTTTAACTATTGTATTAGTAACCATAACAATAAACCTGCTCTTATTGCCACTAACAATAAAACAGCAGAAATCTATGAATTCCATGAAGGATTTATCAGATAAAGCCAATAAAATTAAAGAAAAATATAAAAATGATGAAGTAAAAATGAATGAAGAACTGCAAAAGCTTTATCAAACAAGTACTAGCTCTTATTCAGGCTGTTTAATAATGTTTTTACAGCTACCTATATTTATAGTTATGTATAGGCTATTTACTAAAAATATTGTAGATACAAGCACCAAACTATTACCATGGGTTAGTTCATTAACATTACCCGATCCGTATTTTATATTACCTATTTTGTATATTATAGTTCAGCTGCTACCTAATATTTTAGCGCAGTTCAATATCTTAAAAAGTGTTAATGTTGCAAAACTATCTATCCAAACAGTCGCTATGCCTGTTGTAATGTCTTTACTGTTAGTTGCTAAAATGCCCTCAGCTATGGGTATTTATTTTATTACATCAGCAGTAATAAGGAGTTTGCAGCAGTTAATTAAATAGCTATTTTTTGTAAACACAGCCACATAAAATAAGAGTGTTTATAAGAAAACGGAATCACACAGTGGTGATTCCCTACACTTATAGGCTTTAGAGTTGAACTCAAGATACGTTACAAAACAACACCACTCGTTTAACGGGTGGTGTTATTTTGAACAAGTTTTTTAGATATTGAGTTACCAACAAAAACTGAGGTATCATTGTGATTAAAAAACAACTATATCAATTAAGCAAAAGTAAATATTAGAAAATTATACCACTAATTGATTAATTTTTGATATAATAATTAGCATAAGTCCTAATTTTAGCTTAATAAATAAGAACCATTAACAGGCTTGTTAACTAGTTATAAGGAGTATTAAAATGCACTTATCTCAGAATAGTATTGACTATTTAATGAATAATGCCGGCTGTATTATAAAATATAGAGTAGAAAAAGAAATTCTTAAAAAAGATAATTACGAGCAGTATCGTAAATTAATTTTAAATGACCCTCGGGTTTTAGAGTTAATAAGTTGGCAACAAGAAGATGGCTATTTTGGCAACGCTTTTCATGGTGGTTGGTTGCCTGTAAATGTGAAGATTCAAAGCTCAAAAGCTATGGAAGTTGCCTTAAGATTTTTAGCAGAAACTGGCTTAAAAATATCGGAGCCTTTTATTTTTAAAGCATTAGCATCTTTAAACAGAGAAGACTATAATAGATCTTATAGCAGTTGGGACATATTTTGCCCCAATAAAGGATTATATGGCTCTGATTATGAAAGAGATGGATTATTAGCACTTTTTAATAGAGCTAATGATAATATTCAAAATTCCTCAATAGCTATTGCTTTAGAACGTATGAAATATCTAGCAGTTGTTAAAGACATCAAAGAATTCTCAGATTTAAAAAAAGGTCAATATTTTGTACAAGAGAGTAAGGCATTACCAGATTTATATCAATTAAGACTTTTGGCTTATACAAACTCCTGGAGAAGTAGTGAAAATATTAATATTGTAACAAAAGCTATAAAAAACTTAATTTTACTTTCTCCTCTACCAACCATATATATTAAACACAAAAGTCAGCGCATAGCCCCTGCCACAATGTCTAAGCTTGATTTTTCAAAAGACTTAACAGCTTATACCGATTTTGAGTGGTATCAATTCATATCTATTATGATATTATTTAGCAAATTAGGGGTAGTATCAAAAATAAATAGGCTAAATGTTTTATTTAATCAGCTTACCAATAAAGTTTTAAACAATAATGGAATACTAGATTTACCTGTTAAACATAAAGTTTTTAAGGTTTGGGGAGCCTATAGTGGATTAATGCTAGAAGAGAACTGGAAAGGTAAAAGAAGAAAATGTGACCTAACATTTCGTTATTTATTGATAGCTCACGAAGTTAATAATTAAAACAATCACTATTAATTATAGGAGCTGTTTTTAACATATAAAGTTACAGCCCCTAATAAATAAATTATATAAAATATACCTTTAGTTAATTTAATGATGTTGGAGAGGATACTAATAATCGCCTCTTCCCATTTTATCTACCTTAATCTTAACATTAACTTTTATAGTGGATTTACAAACTATTTCATTCCAATCAACACCTGTATGTCGTCCATATTTAGCTGCAGCAACGTGGCCTAATCTAAGACAATCAAACTTTAAATTTTGTTGCATATCTGTTATAAAATCATTACAGATTTTTTCTACATGTTCTTTCATATTCTTCTCAAATTTTTTCATAGTATCTTCGTCTTTATGAATACCATCAAACAAAGAATTATCTATTATGTCTCCATTAAAAGATAAATCAATGAAAAAAGTATATGTTTCATCTTTTTTTTCGCATTTTACCTTTCGTTTTGTTTTTGCAAAATAGCCGATATACTCTTTGAGATTTGATTGCAATGTAAGCATACCTTTAACATTATTTTCTCTTAGGATATTCATTACTTTTACCTGATCCATATCTAATTTTTTAACCATTTTGTCTTCCTTAAATAATGCCATACCCGTAATTTGAAGTTTGTCATCTTTTACTTCAATATATGGTAAAGCAATATTTTTTCCTTCAGAAGCGATACAAATAAATACATCACTAAGAATATATTTATGTGAAAAAAAATTAAATTCAGTAGAATGCTCTAATATACCTGCTATATAATCAGCAGCACTAGGATACTCTGGTACTTTATAATTTAAAATATCTTCACACTTACCCTTACATATCGATACAAGTGCGGTATCATTTATATTGGGATTCTTAAAAAATATTTCCAAATAGCTTTTTATACCAGCCCTTGAGGCATCTTCACTAAACATTAAAACTCTTTCAATACCTAATATCATTTTTTTACTAGAAATCAGCTGTCTTGTTTCTCTGGTTTCGGGAATAGTACTACCATATCCTGTGTGTGTTAAACTACTTATTTTTTCTTCTTCACCGTAATTATAAAAAGAAATAGGTACACTATACTCAATATTACCTAACTCATCTAAAACTAAATCAATTCCAACCCCCGAAGGAATATCCAACTCCTCAATAGGCAAAAAATCTTTTTCAAAACCAAAATAGAGGTAGATAACTGCTAAAATAATGAGAATGACACCATATTTTTTTATTTTTTTATTCATAAATGCCTCCTAATTTGTTTTTGAATTTGGTTTTAATTTGGATTTTATTAATATTAACAAAGCTGTTAAACTAAGAAATATAAAATTAAAAATGATAAAAGCCGGAGATGCAAATTCCAATATTTTTTCCTTTAATAGATTATTTGAGAGTTGTAATGATAAATAAATCATTAGAGGATAAATATATATGCATATTTTTTTTGTTTCTATTTTAACGAATTGCTTTATGCTAAAAGCAGAAGCAAAATAAAAATTAGCGATACATTTAAAAATTATTAAAATCCATACAAACATTAATACGTATCTAAAATTATTAATAATTGGTATGTGTATGCTTTCATAAACCATTATAAAAGACCAATAACTTTTAGGTACTAAATCAATACCTAAATATACTATTGTTATAAAAACAATCCACACCCATATTACTGCACCTACTGCTAAGGCCTTTATCGAGGCTTTTATTGAGGACTTAGTGTCTTTTACATAGGGATAAAATAAAAGCAAGGATTCCCAGCCTGTATAAAAATAAGTAGTTTCTCTAGCAGTACTTATAATATTTGAAAAACCCGAGCCAAAAACAGGTTTAATATTTATTATCTCTCCATCGTTTAAAGCTGCTAATGAAAATAATATTACTAAAAAGCTATAACCAATTAGTTCATTTGTTTTTCCTAAAACCTTTAATCCCTTATAAGCTGTAAACGCTGCTAAAGAAATCCCAATAATAATAACCTTAATTGGAGATAAAAAATCTACAATATAAGTTCTAACGAGATTAACAAAATCTGAGGTAACAGTTAAAGTAATGAGCAAAAACTGTAACATAAAAATAAAATTTAATATGCTTCCTAATATACGACCAAAGTATTTTTCACTTAAGACAAGTATATTTTCCTTGGGGTGTTTTTTCATAAAATAGATGCCTATAAGAACAACAAATGTCGGATATAATTGTCCTATTATTGCAGCAATCCAGCCATCCTGGCCTGCTGTTTCTACAACAGCATTAGGAAACCTTAAAAAAGCAGGTCCAACAGAAAAACCTATTAACAAAAAAAATAGTTGATTTGCAGTTAAAAGCTGTTTTTTTTGATTATTCATGCTTTTTCGTTCCCTGTCTATTTTCATTATTATTTGGAATAGCCTTAGGCCTTTTATTCATCATCCATAACGGAGCTCTTATAAATACATCCTTTAAATCACTACGACTAAATGAAAGATACGGCACTTTAAAACTCTCAAGGGAAAAAAGATGAACTATTAAGAAAAAGCAACCAGTAGCTATACCTAAAAAACCCAATGTATTAGCAAGTATTAACATAGGAAATCTTAAAAATCTTATGCTAAGTGACATGTCATAATTAGGTATTAAAAATGAAGCCACCACAGATACTCCAATTATCAGTAAAGTAGTAGGACTAGCGATTTTAGATGTAACAACAGCATCTCCTATGATAATACCTCCAACAATGCTTAAGGTAGTAGCTACTTTAGGAGGTAATCTGAGCCCTCCTTCTCTTAAAAACTCTACAACTACTTCCATTAACAATATTTCAAGAAAAGGTGATAATGCTATACCTTCTCTTGACATTACAATTGGATTAACAAATTTTACTGGAATAAGCTCAACATTAAAGCTTAAAAGAGACAGATAGATAGATGGTAATGTTATTACAATAATAACTGCTATTATTCTAAGAAAGCGGGCAAACGAAGCTACTATTGTTCTTTGATGATAATCTTCAACTGCTTGAAAAAACTCTATAAAGACAGCTGGAACTGTAAGGACATAAGAATTGCCGTTTAGTAAAATAGCAATTCTACCTTCCATTAAATTGGCATTTACTATATCAGGTCGTTCTGTTCCATATACTTGTGGAAATATAGAATAAGTACTATCTTCTATAAATTGCTCTAGTGTTCCATTAACATAATCAACATCTATACTGTTTATTCTATTTCGGACTTCATTTAATACATCCTTATCTACTATATCTTCTATGTATAAAAGAGCTAAATCGGTTTGAGAGCGTTTTCCAACCTTAAACTTCTCTATTGCTAATTTATTATCCTTAATTCTTCTTCTCATTATGCTAATATTGGTTTTTAAGTTTTCTACAAAACCCTCTCTCGAACCCCTAATAGCTGATTCCGATGGGGGATCAGTTATAGAACGAAAATTTCCACCTATAGTACCAGCTAAAATAAAGTCTTCTATTCCTTCTATTAATATAACTGTCTTTCCTGATTTTATAGAATCTATTACTTGTAATATATCATTTGTTATTTCAGTATTAGACATTGGTACATATTTATTACAGATATATTCTGCAGTAGTTTCTCTTAAGATATCTTCATTTACGTGAAGCATTAATGGATTTAAGATATCTCTATCTATAATGTCTTTATTAATCAAGCCATTTACATATATTATTGCTGCATTCAAGATATTTTTATTTCCGATAAAAAAGTTTTTAACAATTACAGGGCTCTTGACCCCTAGTTCATTAACAATAAAATCTATATTTTTATCAAGCTTTGTTTTCATTATTATCACCATTTACACCAATATAGTATAGTTTTTCTCTAGTAATAAGTATCGCTACCAAGCAGTGTAATTATACACATAAATAATATTAGTGAATATTGAATAAATATTATTTAAATTCAAGAATTTAGTATGTAATTAGCTGTTAAAACTGTAAACTCTCTTATTTTATTTAATACAATAAGGGCTATTTTAGGCAAAAGTAAAAAATAGTAACAATAACTATTGACATTAATATTAGGCAAATGTAAAATATCAATATAGGCAGCTGTCTAAAATGGTGGTGATGAAAATAAATGCCTTAGAGGTTTAAAGTGTTACATATATTAAAGACAGTAAATATTTATGCAAAACTGAATAACTGATTAAAATTGCAAATTATTAATAACATTAAGTTATTGGAGGTAAGTAAAATAATGAATCAAAAAAACTTGTTTATGAAAAATGTAACAATAAGTAAAGCCGCTGTATTGCTATTAAGCTTAATTTTAATATGTGCCATTGCAGCTGGAGAAGTATTTACAGCTAATGCTTTACATGAAGATAGAAACAATGGCGAACAAAGTACATGTATATTCAGTACAGGAAAAGATGGTAAAACAGAAGTCAGTTTAGATAATGGTGAAACCTGGATTGATGGAGACGACTATCTTAAAGATATGCCACTTATGGATTTTGAGTATTATAGCTATGAGGAGTATAAAGCATGGATAGAGCAGCAAAAGATAGAATTTCCAAAGCTGCTTGGTGAAAGATGCTGGAATCAAACTGATGGCTGGTTTATCTGGACCCAAGAGCATACAGATGAAGCCATTAAACTGTATGAAGACTTATTAGAAAAAATTAAAAATGGAATGTTATTATCAAAGCCCTTAATTGAAGGTGATGATGATAGCTGTATTGTATCTATGCATGGACATTCTATTAGTGAGAATGACAACTATGGAACAAGCTTTGGTAGTTATCTTACTTTAGAGAATGGTGAAGTGATTGAATTTGGCCCCTGTGATTCTGCAGAGGCCTTGGCTGAAGAAGTTAAAAAATATTGTGAAGAACAAGTAGCAAATGGCTTTTTAACAATAGAAGAGGCCAATGAAATTTTAAAAGATCATAATATAACACTAGACTCTAAAACTATTTAACATTTACATGTGAAACAAAAATCCCTTCACCTAAGAGTGGGGGGGGTAAACCTGTAGAGCAAACAGTAGTACAAGTCATTATTAGCATTTAAGTTATTGGAGGTAAAAAAAATAATGAAACATACAAACTTAACAACTAAATATGTAACAATAAGTAAAGCAGCAGTATTGCTGTTAAGTTTAATTTTAATATGTGCCATAGGAACAAATGAAGTATTTGCAGCTAATAGTTTTGAAAAAGATAAAAACAATATTGATGAAAATTCTAATATCATAATGTCTCGCTTAAATAAACATGGTGAAGAAGAAGTCAGTTTAGATTACGGAGAAACATGGATAAATGAAGCTGAATATTACAAAGATAATCCCCTTGTTGAGTTAGAGTATTACAGCTATGAGGAATACAAAGCATGGCTTGAGCAGGAAAAGATTGATTTACAAAATATAGTTGGTGAAAAAGGCTGGAATCCAACTGATGGCTGGTATACATGGACTCAAGAAAAGATAAATGAAGCTATTAGTATGTATGAGCAAACATTAGAAGATATAAAAAATGGTAAACTAGTATCAAAACCGTTATGTGTAGCTGGTGATAATGATTGTGTTATTGCTATGGTTGGTGAATATTGGCCAGATAAAGAACATATAAAAGCTAGATCATCCTTTGCTTGTATCCTTATTTTAAATAG
This Clostridium sp. 'deep sea' DNA region includes the following protein-coding sequences:
- the metG gene encoding methionine--tRNA ligase — encoded protein: MSKGKFFLTTAIAYASKIPHIGNVYEAILSDSLVRFKREQGYDTYFLTGTDEHGQKIQQQAEDTGKTPQQHVDEISGEIQRIWDSVNVSYDQFIRTTNPKHKAVVQKIFKKLYEKGDIYKGKYEGWYCTPCESFWTELQLEDGKCPDCGREVKKASEEAYFLKLSKYQKQLEQHIENNPQFIWPETRKNEMLNNFIKPGLQDLCVSRTSFNWGIPVEFDPNHVTYVWIDALSNYISAIGYDPEQPSDQYKKLWPANVHIIGKDIVRFHSIYWPIILMALGEELPKQVFGHPWLMTGKEKMSKSRGNVIYTDDLINLFGVDAVRYYVLREMPFAIDGTITYEMMISRVNTDLANILGNLVKRTVAMVNKYFGGVIQAPTASGEFDDELINIALQTPKKVEELMDCYRVADALQEIWVMLRRSNKYIDETMPWILAKDEENHERLGTVLYNLLECIRFAGVMLKAFIPQTAERILKQINAQTTELESLKSFNGTVVGNSVGNAEVLFARIDEAKKMKEVEAVKAKYKAVQQPKLELKPEIVFDDFTKLDLRVAEIIKAEKHPKADRLLVLQLQVGPETRQVVSGIAKFYKPEDLVGKKIVLVANLKPVILRGVESQGMVLAASNKDELKLVSADIESGTVVS
- a CDS encoding YidC/Oxa1 family membrane protein insertase: MITNLFQTVIDTVNNLTHDYGLTIVLVTITINLLLLPLTIKQQKSMNSMKDLSDKANKIKEKYKNDEVKMNEELQKLYQTSTSSYSGCLIMFLQLPIFIVMYRLFTKNIVDTSTKLLPWVSSLTLPDPYFILPILYIIVQLLPNILAQFNILKSVNVAKLSIQTVAMPVVMSLLLVAKMPSAMGIYFITSAVIRSLQQLIK
- a CDS encoding Ger(x)C family spore germination protein, with translation MNKKIKKYGVILIILAVIYLYFGFEKDFLPIEELDIPSGVGIDLVLDELGNIEYSVPISFYNYGEEEKISSLTHTGYGSTIPETRETRQLISSKKMILGIERVLMFSEDASRAGIKSYLEIFFKNPNINDTALVSICKGKCEDILNYKVPEYPSAADYIAGILEHSTEFNFFSHKYILSDVFICIASEGKNIALPYIEVKDDKLQITGMALFKEDKMVKKLDMDQVKVMNILRENNVKGMLTLQSNLKEYIGYFAKTKRKVKCEKKDETYTFFIDLSFNGDIIDNSLFDGIHKDEDTMKKFEKNMKEHVEKICNDFITDMQQNLKFDCLRLGHVAAAKYGRHTGVDWNEIVCKSTIKVNVKIKVDKMGRGDY
- a CDS encoding GerAB/ArcD/ProY family transporter; its protein translation is MKIDRERKSMNNQKKQLLTANQLFFLLIGFSVGPAFLRFPNAVVETAGQDGWIAAIIGQLYPTFVVLIGIYFMKKHPKENILVLSEKYFGRILGSILNFIFMLQFLLITLTVTSDFVNLVRTYIVDFLSPIKVIIIGISLAAFTAYKGLKVLGKTNELIGYSFLVILFSLAALNDGEIINIKPVFGSGFSNIISTARETTYFYTGWESLLLFYPYVKDTKSSIKASIKALAVGAVIWVWIVFITIVYLGIDLVPKSYWSFIMVYESIHIPIINNFRYVLMFVWILIIFKCIANFYFASAFSIKQFVKIETKKICIYIYPLMIYLSLQLSNNLLKEKILEFASPAFIIFNFIFLSLTALLILIKSKLKPNSKTN
- a CDS encoding spore germination protein, with the translated sequence MKTKLDKNIDFIVNELGVKSPVIVKNFFIGNKNILNAAIIYVNGLINKDIIDRDILNPLMLHVNEDILRETTAEYICNKYVPMSNTEITNDILQVIDSIKSGKTVILIEGIEDFILAGTIGGNFRSITDPPSESAIRGSREGFVENLKTNISIMRRRIKDNKLAIEKFKVGKRSQTDLALLYIEDIVDKDVLNEVRNRINSIDVDYVNGTLEQFIEDSTYSIFPQVYGTERPDIVNANLMEGRIAILLNGNSYVLTVPAVFIEFFQAVEDYHQRTIVASFARFLRIIAVIIVITLPSIYLSLLSFNVELIPVKFVNPIVMSREGIALSPFLEILLMEVVVEFLREGGLRLPPKVATTLSIVGGIIIGDAVVTSKIASPTTLLIIGVSVVASFLIPNYDMSLSIRFLRFPMLILANTLGFLGIATGCFFLIVHLFSLESFKVPYLSFSRSDLKDVFIRAPLWMMNKRPKAIPNNNENRQGTKKHE